A genome region from Flavobacterium sp. CFS9 includes the following:
- a CDS encoding response regulator transcription factor: MSKPKILYLEDDSDLGEITSMLLEKKGFEVEWILDGAEGLEVLKGQSFDLIVADIMMPKLDGYSLLKQIREDGNTIPLILLSARVLTEDVLQGFSLGADDYIRKPFSAEELTARINRLLTRGGTAIDERKKKNVIIGDYEYDPESYKLIHKKRVIVLSPRSGEILYRLATGENRTLPRKETLIELWGDDSFFNGRSLDVFISKLRKNLSEDPKISIINIRAQGYRLIID; the protein is encoded by the coding sequence ATGAGTAAACCTAAAATATTATACTTAGAAGACGATTCTGATTTGGGAGAAATCACTTCGATGCTGCTGGAAAAAAAAGGATTTGAAGTAGAATGGATACTTGATGGCGCTGAAGGACTTGAAGTGCTCAAAGGGCAGTCGTTTGACCTTATTGTGGCAGATATTATGATGCCAAAGCTTGACGGTTATTCTTTATTAAAGCAAATAAGAGAAGATGGAAATACGATTCCTTTGATTCTTCTTTCGGCACGTGTGCTCACAGAAGATGTGCTGCAGGGTTTTTCTTTAGGTGCAGATGATTATATTCGAAAACCATTCAGTGCGGAAGAACTCACCGCCAGAATAAACAGACTCCTGACAAGGGGGGGGACTGCTATTGATGAACGGAAAAAGAAAAACGTCATCATTGGTGATTATGAATATGATCCGGAGAGCTATAAATTAATTCATAAGAAAAGAGTTATTGTCCTTTCTCCACGATCAGGAGAGATACTTTACCGTCTTGCCACCGGTGAAAACAGAACACTTCCAAGAAAAGAAACACTTATTGAGCTTTGGGGAGATGATAGTTTTTTTAACGGAAGAAGCTTAGATGTATTTATTTCAAAACTGCGAAAAAATCTTTCTGAGGATCCTAAAATCAGTATTATCAATATTAGAGCGCAGGGGTATCGCCTGATTATCGATTGA
- a CDS encoding alpha/beta hydrolase has translation MKNARFLLIVVLLCISAVSYAAKVDTLQVASTAMSKTYKAAVVLPNSYSKSKAAFPVMYLLHGAYGHFSDWLKNTPNKKLVQNLSDQYNMIIVMPEGETFSFYLDSPVNKGSQFETFITQEVVQKVDKTYRTISNRNGRVITGLSMGGHGALYLSAKHPDLFCAAGSMSGAVDMGAMLNRDASAQIVKLMQPVFGDKSDSSEMYAQYAVLGMLDKLKANKLPLIIDCGVDDFLIEPNRELHRRLVYNKVDHDYTERAGAHTWEYWENSLPYHALFFNKILLKNQQVTKK, from the coding sequence ATGAAAAATGCCAGATTTCTATTGATTGTAGTGCTGTTATGTATCAGCGCAGTAAGTTATGCTGCAAAAGTGGATACCCTGCAAGTTGCAAGTACAGCCATGAGTAAAACTTACAAAGCAGCAGTTGTTTTGCCCAATTCGTATAGCAAAAGCAAAGCTGCATTTCCGGTGATGTATTTGCTGCATGGTGCTTACGGACATTTTAGCGATTGGCTGAAAAATACGCCCAATAAGAAATTAGTACAAAACTTATCCGATCAGTACAATATGATTATTGTAATGCCGGAAGGGGAGACTTTTAGTTTTTATCTGGATAGTCCGGTAAACAAAGGAAGTCAGTTCGAGACCTTTATCACACAAGAGGTTGTTCAAAAAGTAGATAAAACATACCGAACCATAAGCAACAGAAACGGAAGAGTAATCACGGGACTTTCTATGGGAGGCCACGGCGCTTTGTATTTGTCGGCCAAGCATCCTGACTTGTTTTGTGCTGCCGGAAGTATGAGTGGTGCAGTAGATATGGGTGCAATGCTAAACAGGGACGCATCCGCACAGATTGTAAAACTAATGCAGCCTGTTTTTGGAGATAAAAGCGACAGTTCTGAAATGTATGCGCAATATGCTGTGCTGGGAATGTTGGATAAACTTAAAGCGAATAAACTCCCTTTGATTATAGATTGTGGTGTTGATGATTTTCTGATTGAACCCAACAGAGAACTACACCGAAGACTGGTTTACAACAAAGTAGATCACGATTATACCGAACGTGCGGGAGCGCATACCTGGGAGTATTGGGAAAATTCACTGCCTTATCATGCTCTATTTTTTAATAAAATACTGCTTAAAAATCAGCAGGTTACGAAAAAATAA
- a CDS encoding T9SS type A sorting domain-containing protein: protein MNKNYIYLTLLLLFNTVSFGQRVTLTPTMVNGVSTNAGPINLGGVSYSSISLSAKVEVPSNAAIGDQGTIKIYFSKLSPQNANIAIGGDGGQLYFGGGKFAIASFNINLSWGDFLTSGGFIYAEYKNPAGAAFKSSNLAVIKNATLDGSGTINPPSDAPDPSKIPNTLCCNQIVRLGDKPSPITGSQYLNPYEGKAYGINSSWAANGNPSVRFQNLDNINKVLNIDYITEAGDFTITRNLGYNYSVDKPNKSNVVTITVAPSPILTNTISTNSISNSDGYYELSNTKTLNLYGASSKINLNMLQDPWHTNTRGDIVTDVDGYKWQYKNNEFNSNPWITIPNESNGDLNFSDPSLSTNPEDTYYLVRRIATYQNISRISNDIKILIRGLRYDNTICCDQTLKITSLNSFENPQLITGSTASLDNPYPEGYDFRIYLTNYQWQSQSLEGGYPTTSWSNIPGATSKDYLPSLPLTVVSGRRGGYSFKSTYKFRRIATMNYAVLVNSKYIYGVGTSYSNETYLDGTASQPNIQLYPNPTSSSLNIESTVDMSNAKITILNVLGNVVNSNNFSNVTSKIISVDVANLPVGTYFITIENIQGITQKTFIKQ from the coding sequence ATGAATAAAAATTACATTTATCTTACTTTATTGCTTTTGTTCAATACAGTATCATTTGGACAAAGAGTAACCTTAACCCCTACTATGGTCAATGGTGTTAGTACCAATGCAGGGCCAATCAATCTTGGCGGAGTTTCATATTCAAGTATTTCATTATCAGCCAAAGTAGAAGTTCCTTCTAACGCAGCAATTGGAGATCAAGGTACGATCAAAATTTATTTTTCAAAACTATCTCCTCAAAACGCAAATATTGCTATCGGAGGTGATGGTGGACAACTCTATTTTGGAGGTGGAAAATTCGCAATCGCAAGTTTCAATATAAATCTTAGCTGGGGAGATTTCTTAACATCTGGAGGTTTTATATATGCCGAATACAAAAATCCAGCGGGAGCAGCCTTCAAAAGTTCAAATTTAGCAGTTATAAAGAACGCAACACTAGACGGAAGTGGAACTATAAATCCTCCTTCAGATGCCCCCGATCCTTCAAAAATACCGAATACTTTATGTTGCAATCAAATTGTAAGATTGGGAGACAAACCTTCTCCTATAACTGGCTCTCAATACCTCAATCCTTACGAAGGCAAAGCATATGGTATTAACTCTTCTTGGGCTGCAAACGGAAATCCAAGTGTAAGATTTCAAAATCTTGACAATATAAATAAAGTTCTAAACATTGACTATATTACTGAAGCTGGAGATTTTACTATTACCAGAAACTTAGGATATAATTATAGTGTTGACAAACCAAACAAAAGTAACGTTGTAACGATTACAGTTGCGCCTTCGCCGATACTTACCAATACAATTTCCACAAATAGCATATCTAACTCCGACGGATATTATGAACTATCCAATACCAAAACATTAAATCTATACGGAGCTTCATCTAAAATAAACTTAAACATGTTGCAAGATCCATGGCATACAAATACCAGAGGTGATATTGTAACGGATGTTGATGGTTATAAATGGCAATATAAAAACAACGAATTTAATTCCAACCCTTGGATAACGATACCAAATGAATCAAACGGAGACTTAAATTTTTCGGATCCATCTTTATCTACAAACCCTGAAGATACTTATTATTTAGTTAGGAGAATAGCAACTTACCAAAACATATCCAGAATAAGTAATGATATAAAGATTTTAATTAGAGGATTGCGTTATGATAATACAATTTGTTGTGATCAAACTTTAAAAATCACATCTCTTAATAGTTTCGAAAATCCACAACTTATCACGGGATCTACAGCCAGTCTCGACAATCCTTATCCGGAGGGTTATGATTTCCGAATTTATTTAACAAATTATCAATGGCAGAGTCAAAGCTTAGAAGGAGGTTATCCTACTACTTCATGGTCAAACATCCCGGGCGCGACTTCTAAAGATTATCTTCCTTCGCTACCACTTACCGTTGTTTCTGGTAGAAGGGGAGGATATAGTTTCAAATCTACATATAAATTTAGACGAATTGCTACAATGAACTATGCAGTTTTAGTTAATAGCAAATACATATATGGAGTAGGCACAAGTTACAGTAACGAAACTTATTTAGATGGTACTGCTTCTCAACCCAATATACAACTTTACCCAAATCCAACTTCTTCAAGTTTAAACATTGAATCAACTGTCGATATGAGTAATGCAAAAATTACAATCTTAAACGTTTTGGGTAATGTAGTAAATTCAAATAATTTTTCAAACGTGACATCTAAAATAATAAGCGTAGATGTTGCGAATTTACCCGTTGGGACCTATTTCATTACAATTGAAAATATACAAGGCATTACTCAAAAAACTTTCATTAAACAATAA
- a CDS encoding TerC family protein, with translation MVWIFFLIAVALILALDLGVFNKTPHIISTKEASKWTLIWVTLSFLFSGVIYWLYTTDYIANPDNLKPAVASMKFITGYLIELSLSVDNIFVIAIIFASFKIPQKYQHRVLFWGILGAVVFRGLMIFFGVMLINKFAWTTYLFGAFLLFTAIKMLFTGEDEDFHPKDSFIYKTLGKIIPITSHMEGEKFFIPTKTAKKAATPLFVALIVIEFMDVLFAVDSVPAILAITSDPFLVFSSNIFAILGLRSMYFFLANMLAKFSYLEYSLIAILSFVGLKMLLHDFIHVPEWASLGFIALSLLAGILVSLKFGAEKELTDTDKE, from the coding sequence ATGGTTTGGATTTTCTTTTTAATAGCAGTTGCACTTATTCTCGCTTTAGACTTAGGCGTTTTCAACAAAACCCCACATATTATCAGCACCAAAGAAGCAAGTAAATGGACACTGATCTGGGTAACCTTATCCTTTCTTTTTTCAGGAGTCATCTATTGGCTTTATACTACCGATTACATTGCAAATCCCGACAATCTGAAACCCGCCGTTGCTTCCATGAAGTTTATAACCGGTTATCTGATTGAGTTATCTTTAAGTGTAGACAATATTTTTGTGATCGCGATTATTTTTGCATCGTTCAAAATACCACAAAAATACCAGCATCGTGTTTTATTCTGGGGAATTCTGGGAGCCGTTGTTTTCCGTGGACTAATGATTTTCTTTGGTGTAATGCTGATTAATAAATTTGCATGGACTACTTATTTATTTGGAGCCTTTCTGCTTTTTACCGCAATCAAGATGCTGTTTACGGGCGAAGATGAAGATTTTCACCCCAAAGATTCTTTCATTTATAAAACATTAGGAAAAATCATCCCGATCACTTCCCATATGGAGGGAGAAAAATTCTTCATTCCCACAAAAACAGCCAAAAAAGCGGCCACCCCATTATTTGTAGCGCTGATTGTAATCGAATTCATGGATGTGCTTTTTGCCGTAGACAGTGTACCGGCTATTCTGGCCATTACTTCTGACCCGTTTTTAGTGTTCAGCTCTAATATTTTTGCCATACTGGGATTACGTTCGATGTACTTTTTCTTAGCCAATATGCTGGCAAAATTCAGCTATCTGGAATACAGTCTTATCGCCATTTTAAGTTTCGTAGGATTAAAAATGCTGCTTCACGACTTCATTCACGTACCAGAATGGGCATCTTTAGGTTTCATTGCGCTTTCGCTTTTAGCCGGGATTCTGGTTTCTTTAAAATTTGGAGCCGAGAAAGAACTTACTGATACAGATAAGGAATAG